Proteins found in one Fibrobacter sp. UWT2 genomic segment:
- a CDS encoding glycosyltransferase: MSLAKVLFICDKNECTSFGRLTLNLAKAVSGSFEAHVLWLKTPKFFGAATPSKTASSDNSTYVSHEVWAKSLYTGYLSFRAPLKKLVKKIQPEIVFFIRPELGFLVPVVKGRAKTVMFVHDTFAETLYPNSMKFKLLNLFYIRPTVKADFFVYNSNWTREQAADHFGVEMSSKPGTVIGCPIDSALFNKPETQPTFEEKKAFLRKYGIKNFDGMCLNVSLDEPRKNIETFFEMASLRPHVAFVRVGKFSERLRAIVNEKKLYNVYHFSEFKAHELRDFYRHADLMVYPSLLEGFGLPPIEAIACGTPAVGAATSAVKENLEGVGPLIDPPTDAEAYARVLDRVLAGENVLDNEKAAALLDRCSMKSFSQRVLTFFSTL, encoded by the coding sequence ATGAGCCTTGCGAAAGTCCTTTTTATTTGCGATAAAAACGAGTGTACCAGTTTCGGCCGGTTGACGCTGAATCTGGCCAAGGCTGTATCGGGTTCTTTCGAAGCTCATGTGCTATGGCTCAAGACTCCCAAGTTTTTTGGGGCGGCAACCCCATCGAAGACAGCTTCTTCGGATAACTCCACATACGTTTCCCATGAAGTATGGGCGAAATCGCTCTATACGGGATATTTGAGTTTCCGTGCGCCGCTTAAAAAGCTGGTCAAGAAAATTCAGCCCGAAATCGTCTTCTTTATTCGTCCGGAACTCGGTTTCTTGGTGCCGGTGGTAAAGGGCCGCGCCAAGACGGTGATGTTTGTACACGACACCTTTGCCGAAACCTTGTACCCGAATAGTATGAAGTTCAAACTGTTGAACCTGTTCTACATTCGCCCGACTGTCAAGGCGGATTTCTTCGTGTACAATTCCAATTGGACTCGCGAACAGGCGGCAGACCACTTTGGCGTAGAAATGTCGTCAAAACCGGGAACCGTAATCGGTTGCCCCATCGATAGCGCCCTGTTCAACAAGCCCGAAACGCAACCGACCTTTGAAGAAAAGAAGGCTTTCCTCCGCAAGTACGGCATCAAGAATTTTGATGGAATGTGCTTGAATGTAAGCCTTGATGAACCGCGCAAGAATATTGAGACGTTCTTTGAAATGGCAAGCCTCAGACCGCATGTGGCTTTTGTTCGCGTGGGTAAGTTCTCGGAACGCTTGCGCGCAATCGTGAACGAAAAGAAGCTTTATAACGTTTATCACTTTAGCGAATTCAAGGCGCATGAACTGCGCGACTTCTACCGCCACGCAGACCTCATGGTGTATCCGTCGCTTTTAGAAGGCTTCGGCCTTCCGCCCATCGAGGCGATTGCCTGCGGAACGCCTGCTGTGGGCGCCGCCACTTCGGCTGTCAAGGAAAATTTGGAAGGCGTGGGCCCGCTCATTGATCCACCTACGGATGCTGAAGCTTATGCCCGAGTTCTTGACCGTGTACTCGCTGGTGAAAATGTGCTGGATAACGAAAAAGCAGCGGCCCTTTTAGACCGCTGCTCCATGAAATCATTTAGTCAGCGCGTTCTTACTTTCTTTTCCACACTTTAA
- a CDS encoding glycosyltransferase family 1 protein, protein MRIGIDIKCLRYNNSGIGRYLISLLDELQKVDLENEYFLFSPHEIEYPITNKNFKLCPYSGKFAFQKKIPGILWQQLTLPHLLKQYQIDVFWGPEQTLPLEKSGCKKVLTVHDFVYKRYPETMRKSVRWINNHIGEKSILKADVVAVNSDFTKSELLHFHPNINKNKIEIVPCGINKSDKPHTENSVRNGLLFVGSLEPRKNFKNLVKALEILDKKGIQVTLSMTGPKGWKNSSENSLLQNSPVATNIQHLGFVSDDELRNLYANSAAVIFPSVYEGFGLPVLEALNYKTPVLTTKGSVMEEIAEDCGIYFDAKDPESIAQTIEAFLNEPQDFLSDKEDKRKAILEKYQWKNSAKQLVQIFERLERSRGGAA, encoded by the coding sequence ATGCGTATCGGAATCGACATCAAGTGTTTGCGTTACAACAATAGCGGTATCGGCCGTTATTTGATTTCCCTTTTGGACGAACTTCAGAAAGTTGATCTCGAAAACGAATATTTCTTGTTCTCGCCGCACGAAATCGAATACCCGATTACAAACAAGAATTTCAAGCTTTGCCCCTATTCAGGGAAATTTGCATTCCAAAAGAAAATCCCGGGCATTCTCTGGCAGCAATTGACGTTGCCACACTTACTCAAGCAATACCAGATTGATGTTTTCTGGGGGCCGGAACAAACGCTTCCCTTGGAAAAGTCCGGTTGCAAAAAAGTTCTGACGGTTCATGATTTCGTGTACAAGCGTTATCCTGAAACCATGCGCAAATCGGTCCGCTGGATTAACAACCATATCGGCGAGAAATCGATTCTAAAAGCCGACGTTGTCGCGGTCAATTCTGATTTTACGAAAAGCGAACTTCTGCACTTTCACCCGAACATCAATAAAAATAAAATCGAAATTGTTCCCTGCGGAATCAACAAGAGCGACAAGCCCCATACAGAAAATTCTGTACGAAACGGTTTGCTCTTTGTCGGGAGCTTGGAACCGCGAAAGAACTTCAAGAACCTCGTAAAAGCACTTGAAATTCTTGACAAAAAGGGAATTCAGGTAACGCTTAGCATGACCGGTCCCAAGGGCTGGAAGAACAGTTCCGAAAACAGCCTCTTGCAAAATTCGCCGGTAGCAACGAACATTCAGCATTTAGGGTTCGTGAGCGACGACGAACTGCGGAACTTGTACGCCAACAGTGCCGCGGTCATATTCCCTTCTGTGTACGAGGGATTCGGGCTCCCGGTGTTGGAAGCGCTGAACTACAAGACGCCGGTGTTAACCACCAAGGGTTCCGTGATGGAAGAAATCGCGGAAGATTGCGGGATTTATTTTGACGCCAAGGATCCGGAATCGATTGCACAAACGATTGAAGCCTTTTTAAACGAGCCGCAAGATTTCTTGAGCGACAAAGAAGATAAGCGTAAAGCCATTCTTGAAAAATACCAGTGGAAAAATTCAGCGAAGCAGTTAGTGCAAATTTTTGAACGATTGGAACGTTCTCGCGGAGGTGCCGCATGA
- a CDS encoding MauE/DoxX family redox-associated membrane protein: MKKTIISAVLLVVASILVAIGVAEISFPESFLTFTDQDWLIDIWPKAYRYNIHVGLAAIIIATGICVPAYRLQKDFAIRALETLFRVGIGGMFIFASIYKIQDPHQFAVLVAQYQFFPALHLESVNNFFALVYPQFEFWFGLAMIVTPFVRESAFAIFWMFVSFIIALTWALGNDLGITCGCFELEDGDAHDKAEAWTSLIRDLILIWPTLWLATRKNHSLIKVWKRK; the protein is encoded by the coding sequence ATGAAGAAGACGATTATCTCTGCAGTACTGCTCGTTGTAGCCTCGATTCTGGTAGCTATCGGTGTTGCCGAAATTTCGTTCCCAGAATCGTTCTTGACTTTTACCGACCAGGATTGGCTGATTGACATTTGGCCGAAAGCATACCGCTACAATATTCATGTGGGCCTTGCCGCCATCATTATCGCCACGGGCATTTGCGTTCCGGCTTACCGCCTGCAAAAGGACTTTGCCATCCGTGCGCTCGAAACCTTGTTCCGCGTGGGCATTGGCGGCATGTTCATTTTCGCAAGCATCTACAAGATTCAGGACCCGCACCAGTTCGCAGTCCTTGTGGCGCAGTACCAGTTCTTCCCCGCTTTGCACCTGGAAAGCGTAAACAACTTCTTTGCGCTGGTTTACCCGCAGTTTGAATTCTGGTTTGGCCTCGCCATGATTGTAACGCCGTTCGTGCGTGAATCCGCTTTCGCTATTTTCTGGATGTTCGTAAGCTTCATTATCGCGCTCACCTGGGCGCTCGGCAACGACCTCGGAATCACTTGCGGCTGTTTCGAGCTTGAAGATGGCGACGCCCACGACAAGGCCGAAGCCTGGACAAGTCTGATTCGCGACTTGATTCTAATCTGGCCCACGCTCTGGCTTGCTACCCGCAAGAACCACAGCCTGATTAAAGTGTGGAAAAGAAAGTAA
- a CDS encoding glycosyltransferase family 2 protein, which translates to MRTAVILVTFNGWEMTRNCLSDMAAQLTDSEHFVVAIADNASSDGTVENLRKEFPTFHVYPSDKNLGFGAANNLAIKGLLGDKEPFDSICLLNNDTRFLPNMLPRMQKAWEKAEAFARESGNAYAVIAPSTKNRDGSDQPNYFAGLGPEGIGSLKFFTNALRNEEGAAEILQGQPSKTTQENLLETNWLSGVCWMFSKELYDALTSEGTFFDEKIFMYYEDADLALRARKIGARFFICKDIELTHLGGGSAQSNTSRALQHDRAQQYVFKKHFGLHGLLLSKGFRILRSSIRIASAIPHIGSSEKRKYLVHHLALLKAALW; encoded by the coding sequence ATGAGAACCGCCGTCATTCTAGTGACTTTCAACGGGTGGGAAATGACCCGAAACTGCCTGAGCGACATGGCAGCACAGCTCACGGACAGCGAGCATTTCGTAGTCGCCATCGCCGACAACGCCAGTTCCGACGGCACGGTAGAAAACCTGCGCAAGGAATTCCCGACATTTCATGTTTACCCGAGCGACAAGAATCTTGGATTCGGAGCAGCCAACAATTTGGCGATTAAGGGTTTGCTTGGCGACAAAGAACCGTTTGATTCGATTTGCCTGCTGAACAACGACACCCGATTCTTGCCGAACATGCTCCCCCGCATGCAAAAAGCATGGGAGAAGGCAGAAGCGTTCGCTCGCGAAAGTGGAAATGCTTATGCCGTTATAGCACCGAGCACCAAGAACAGAGACGGCAGCGACCAGCCGAATTACTTTGCAGGCCTTGGCCCCGAGGGAATCGGAAGTCTGAAGTTTTTCACGAACGCGCTCCGCAACGAAGAAGGTGCCGCCGAAATTTTGCAAGGCCAGCCGAGCAAGACAACTCAAGAAAACCTTTTGGAAACGAACTGGCTCAGTGGCGTATGCTGGATGTTCAGCAAAGAGCTTTACGATGCCCTGACCAGCGAAGGCACTTTCTTCGACGAAAAGATTTTCATGTATTACGAAGATGCGGACCTCGCTTTGCGCGCCCGCAAAATTGGCGCGCGATTCTTTATTTGCAAAGATATCGAGCTTACGCACTTGGGTGGCGGTTCTGCACAAAGCAATACTAGCCGCGCCTTGCAACACGACCGCGCCCAGCAATATGTATTTAAAAAGCACTTCGGATTGCACGGACTTTTGCTTTCGAAGGGATTCCGCATTTTGCGCAGTTCTATACGAATTGCGTCGGCAATTCCGCACATCGGTTCCAGCGAAAAGAGAAAGTACCTTGTGCACCACTTGGCCTTGTTGAAGGCTGCTTTATGGTAA
- a CDS encoding glycosyltransferase, which translates to MAKIGIVLATYNGEKYLAQMLDSLVAQTRPADFIVAVDDGSKDNTPAILKSYQDRLPLQVTILEKNSGHRAAFSKALELAQPQLSSNDLIALADQDDVWLPQKLEILEKEIQDKSLVFGDAQVVDANGKIIAESWRSYSKIEKKISIEQQIAGINNVTGCLSLFSASLLDAILPIPEGVTVHDRWIAMLADKHNGVAAIDTPVVQYRIHGNNAVGGVAAPSMSKTLETQIQWTQTILDNAKRLDLTEKEIRFAKNLLSLTKARLTHGFTPFRLLWIAKHRHELFLKDSAAVTLKRILFTAVGLPLARKIWKKS; encoded by the coding sequence ATGGCGAAAATCGGCATAGTCCTTGCGACCTACAATGGCGAAAAGTATCTGGCACAGATGCTCGATTCGCTTGTGGCTCAAACTAGGCCAGCCGACTTTATTGTCGCCGTCGACGACGGTTCAAAAGACAACACGCCCGCTATTTTAAAAAGCTATCAAGACCGCTTGCCGCTGCAAGTGACGATTCTCGAAAAGAATTCCGGGCACCGCGCCGCATTCTCAAAAGCTTTGGAACTTGCGCAACCGCAATTGAGTTCAAACGACCTGATTGCGCTTGCCGACCAAGATGACGTTTGGCTTCCGCAAAAGCTGGAAATCCTCGAAAAAGAAATTCAGGACAAGTCTCTTGTTTTCGGAGACGCCCAAGTGGTTGACGCCAACGGAAAAATCATCGCCGAATCTTGGCGCAGCTATTCGAAGATTGAAAAGAAAATTTCTATAGAGCAGCAGATTGCTGGCATCAACAACGTGACTGGCTGTCTCTCGCTCTTTAGCGCAAGTCTACTGGACGCCATCCTCCCCATTCCCGAGGGAGTGACCGTTCATGACCGCTGGATAGCCATGCTGGCCGACAAGCACAATGGCGTAGCCGCCATCGATACGCCGGTGGTACAATACCGCATTCACGGCAACAATGCCGTAGGCGGAGTGGCAGCACCCTCGATGAGCAAGACGCTTGAAACCCAGATTCAATGGACGCAGACGATTCTCGACAACGCCAAGCGCCTTGACTTGACTGAAAAAGAAATCCGTTTTGCCAAGAATCTGTTAAGCCTCACGAAGGCTCGACTCACCCACGGATTCACGCCTTTCCGTTTGCTGTGGATCGCGAAACACCGCCACGAACTTTTCTTGAAAGATTCCGCTGCCGTTACCCTGAAACGCATTCTGTTCACCGCTGTCGGGCTGCCGCTTGCACGCAAGATTTGGAAAAAAAGCTAA